From the genome of Amylibacter sp. IMCC11727:
AAAGCGGGCGGTTGATGATCTCGACCTTGGTCCGCTGGTTGATACGCAAATGACGCGGTGCATTTCCTGCACGCGGTGTGTGCGGTTTACCTCCGAGGTGGCTGGTATCACGCAGATGGGCCAAACGGGCCGTGGTGAAGATGCGGAAATCACAACCTACCTCAGCCAAACGCTCGATTCCGAGTTGCAGGGCAATATCATTGATTTGTGCCCAGTGGGCGCGCTGACATCCAAGCCTTATGCGTTTACCGCGCGGCCTTGGGAGTTGAAGAAAACAGAAACCATTGACGTTATGGATGCGCTTGGGTCCAACATTCGTGTGGATACAAAAGGCCGCGAAGTGATGCGGATTATGCCGCGCAACCACGATGGCGTGAACGAAGAGTGGCTGTCAGATAAATCCCGTTTTGTTTGGGATGGTCTGCGCCGTCAGCGTTTGGACAAGCCTTACGTTCGAGTGAACGGAAAGTTGTCTCCTGCCACATGGGGCGAAGCCTTTGCGGCAATCAAAACAGCAGTTGAAGGCAAGCAAGTTGCAGGTCTGATCGGTGATCTGGTCAGCACTGAGGCTGTCTTCGCGTTGCAGAATTTGATCGGTTCCTTGGGTGGTCAAGTGGAATGCCGCGTAGATGGTGCGAAGTTGCCCGCGGGCAATCGGTCCGCCTATGTGGGCACAGCAACTATCGAAGACATCGACACCGCGGAAATGATCCAACTCATCGGCACCAATCCACGGGCCGAAGCACCTGTGTTGAACGCCCGTTTGCGCAAAGCTTGGATCAACGGTGCGGATATCGGCCTGGTGGGCGAAGCGGTCGATCTGACCTATGATTATGCGCATATGGGTGCGGACAAATCCGATCTGGATGCGCTGGTTGCCAAAGACTTTGGCGCGGTGAAAGAGAAAAACTCTGTCGTTATTGTTGGGCAGGGCGCGTTGCAAGGTGCGGATGGCGCTGCTGTTTTGGCTGCTGCGATGACACTGGCCGAAAAGACGAACAGCAAATTCATGGTTCTCCACACTGCGGCTGGTCGTGTTGGCGCGATGGATTTGGGCTGTGTGTCTGACGGGGATGCAGATACGCTCGTTACAGGGGCGGATGTTGTGTTCAACCTTGGCTCTGATGAAACGACCATCGCAGATGGCCCGTTTGTAATTTATCAGGGCAGCCACGGGGATCGCGGGGCGCACCGCGCGGATGTGATCCTGCCAGCGGCCGCCTATACCGAAGAATCGGGCATTTTTGTTAACACCGAAGGTCGCCCGCAAATGACGGCACGTGCTGGGTTTGCGCCTGGGGATGCGCGGGAAAACTGGGCTATTCTGCGGGCTTTGTCTGCGGAACTGGGCCAGACGCTGCCGTTTGACAGCCTGTCCGCGCTGCGTGCGGCAATGTTTGCGCAAGTGCCACATCTGGGCGCAATTGATCAGTTGCCAGAAAACGACTGGACGCCGATCAAAGGTAAAGCCTTGAAAAAAGGCGCTCTGACGAACGCAATTTCTGAACATTATCAAACGAACCCGATTGCCCGCGCCAGCCAAGTTATGGCCGAACTGGCAGCAAACGCAGCGAGCCGCAAAGCGGCGAAACTGGCAGCGGAGTAATTTGTGAAGATGGCAACCCTGATAACCACATGCGCGGCACTGGCTGCTTGCACACCGACCAAAGGGCCGGTTGTGGATCAGGGTGCGTTCATGCCTGAATACGGGACCATCACGACCAAATTGCTGGATGGGGATCTCGTCAGTTTCGATGTGGAAATGACGGGTGCTCGCAATGATGATGATGTTTTGGCATTCAACGATTGCGCTGCGGCGCAATATGCGTTGATCCGTGGTGCTGGGTTTGTGCGCCGCGTGCGCAACGACGTAACGCGCAAGCGTGATGTTTGGATGGGAACAGGAATTTATACGCTGTCAGAGGGTCATCCTGGCGGCGTTGTTTCAATTGACGCAGAAGTCACGGCAGCTGAATGCCGTGCCAACAATATTCCGACGGTTTAGAGGCGGCTCATGGACGGATTTTTTGCAACGAACCTTGGCACACTGGTGATTATCATCGCGCAGTGTTTGCTGGTTACCGCGTTTGTCA
Proteins encoded in this window:
- the nuoG gene encoding NADH-quinone oxidoreductase subunit NuoG, with the protein product MTDLRKIIIDDTEVEVEGAMTLIQACEVAGVEIPRFCYHERLSIAGNCRMCLVEVVGGPPKPAASCAMQVRDLRPGPEGQPPVVKTKSPMVKKAREGVMEFLLINHPLDCPICDQGGECDLQDQAMAYGVDFSRFREPKRAVDDLDLGPLVDTQMTRCISCTRCVRFTSEVAGITQMGQTGRGEDAEITTYLSQTLDSELQGNIIDLCPVGALTSKPYAFTARPWELKKTETIDVMDALGSNIRVDTKGREVMRIMPRNHDGVNEEWLSDKSRFVWDGLRRQRLDKPYVRVNGKLSPATWGEAFAAIKTAVEGKQVAGLIGDLVSTEAVFALQNLIGSLGGQVECRVDGAKLPAGNRSAYVGTATIEDIDTAEMIQLIGTNPRAEAPVLNARLRKAWINGADIGLVGEAVDLTYDYAHMGADKSDLDALVAKDFGAVKEKNSVVIVGQGALQGADGAAVLAAAMTLAEKTNSKFMVLHTAAGRVGAMDLGCVSDGDADTLVTGADVVFNLGSDETTIADGPFVIYQGSHGDRGAHRADVILPAAAYTEESGIFVNTEGRPQMTARAGFAPGDARENWAILRALSAELGQTLPFDSLSALRAAMFAQVPHLGAIDQLPENDWTPIKGKALKKGALTNAISEHYQTNPIARASQVMAELAANAASRKAAKLAAE